The following proteins are co-located in the Pyrobaculum calidifontis JCM 11548 genome:
- a CDS encoding TIGR00269 family protein translates to MTALCDRCGKRPAQYLRQVSGEKLCLKCLFASIENKVVETIRKEWLIVPGDYVAVAVSGGKDSLVLLYILGKLRERGALRGVRLEAFTINEGHPYSCFYRMSRRDYVRELAEKFGVEYNVYHFKDIFGVTAMELSERLAKAGHEVHMCTIDGVLRRRAMNIIGKRRGWTKIATAHNLDDEAQTVMLNVLMGNLGRFAWFGLYEDAEEKDLVPRIKPLKYIREEEIALYAYYHGIPLMELECPYVVANPRYDLKFTLAGLEREMPSVKYNLVSFGERLAKLLRAAQPGAVVKRCKYCGAPSARDVCRTCELFEKAGLLDVYLAKVAQG, encoded by the coding sequence GTGACGGCGCTCTGCGACCGGTGTGGAAAAAGGCCGGCGCAGTATCTCAGGCAGGTAAGCGGAGAAAAACTATGTCTTAAGTGTCTCTTCGCGTCAATAGAAAATAAGGTAGTGGAGACAATCAGGAAAGAGTGGCTTATAGTCCCAGGCGACTATGTGGCAGTGGCGGTGTCCGGGGGGAAGGACTCCCTAGTACTGCTCTATATACTGGGGAAGTTGAGGGAGAGAGGTGCCTTGAGGGGAGTGAGGCTTGAGGCCTTTACAATAAACGAGGGGCATCCCTACAGTTGCTTCTATAGGATGTCTAGAAGGGACTACGTGAGAGAGCTGGCGGAGAAATTCGGCGTTGAGTACAACGTGTACCACTTCAAGGACATTTTTGGCGTAACCGCGATGGAGCTCTCGGAGAGGTTGGCCAAGGCTGGGCACGAGGTACATATGTGTACAATAGACGGCGTGTTGAGGCGGAGGGCTATGAACATAATAGGGAAAAGGAGGGGCTGGACGAAGATAGCCACTGCCCACAACTTAGACGACGAGGCGCAGACCGTCATGTTAAACGTGTTGATGGGCAACTTGGGGCGGTTCGCCTGGTTTGGCCTCTACGAAGACGCAGAGGAGAAAGACCTCGTGCCTCGGATAAAGCCGCTGAAGTACATCAGAGAGGAGGAGATAGCCCTATACGCCTACTACCACGGCATCCCGCTTATGGAGCTAGAGTGCCCCTACGTAGTGGCCAACCCCAGGTACGACTTGAAATTTACTTTGGCCGGGCTTGAGAGAGAGATGCCGTCGGTCAAATACAACCTAGTCTCCTTCGGCGAGAGACTTGCAAAACTCCTCCGCGCCGCGCAGCCCGGCGCCGTGGTTAAGAGGTGTAAATACTGCGGCGCCCCCTCGGCCCGTGATGTTTGTAGGACTTGTGAACTGTTTGAAAAAGCGGGGCTCCTCGACGTCTATTTGGCAAAGGTGGCGCAGGGCTAG
- a CDS encoding ABC transporter permease has translation MDHVLMLALGDLKSRALRYLLTAVAIGVGVALLVALTAVSDATRAYVEQTLYKVYPADIMMYSDSINIPQRLVDLLQRNPAVSGAEGIIITTGVVNGQVVSIVGIPLRDVDYFAIDLKEGRLPSSGGEAVVEESLAARPGDTITIKVYSGALGGERTVTVKVVGVMRSFLRGFIGAFRLNLVVVPLDWLQEELGAGPFVNAVLITLRDKGYVTPFYKTLKETFRDAQVYTQEALLNTVSQVFNALNFVFTVISAAALATAAVTTFAVMSITARERLREFGLLKAVGISSSDIVVSVAVEVALLSVAAGIAGAALGFYGATLVKQILIGMGVNFDVPIEFKLRYIALALSASLAVALAGAASPLYRVAKLRPIEILQLWR, from the coding sequence GTGGACCACGTACTGATGCTCGCCTTAGGAGACTTGAAGTCGAGGGCCTTGCGATATTTGTTGACAGCAGTCGCCATAGGCGTCGGCGTAGCGTTGCTGGTGGCCTTAACCGCCGTCAGCGACGCCACGAGGGCCTACGTGGAGCAGACGCTTTACAAAGTCTACCCAGCCGATATTATGATGTATTCAGACTCTATAAATATCCCACAGCGGCTTGTGGACTTGCTCCAGCGTAACCCCGCCGTAAGTGGGGCAGAGGGGATCATAATTACCACCGGCGTTGTGAATGGGCAAGTGGTATCTATCGTGGGGATACCTCTTAGAGACGTCGACTACTTCGCCATTGACTTAAAGGAGGGGAGACTCCCCTCCTCGGGGGGCGAGGCCGTTGTAGAAGAGTCACTCGCCGCGCGGCCCGGCGACACTATCACGATTAAGGTGTACTCAGGCGCCTTGGGCGGGGAGAGGACAGTCACGGTTAAGGTGGTGGGTGTTATGAGGAGCTTCTTAAGGGGCTTCATAGGCGCCTTTAGGCTAAATCTGGTGGTGGTTCCCCTTGACTGGCTTCAGGAAGAGCTGGGGGCTGGCCCCTTCGTCAACGCCGTCTTGATAACGCTCAGAGACAAGGGGTATGTAACGCCTTTTTACAAGACGCTGAAAGAGACGTTCCGAGATGCCCAGGTGTATACCCAAGAGGCTCTGTTGAATACAGTATCCCAGGTCTTCAACGCTTTGAACTTCGTCTTCACTGTGATAAGCGCCGCGGCGCTTGCCACAGCCGCCGTGACGACCTTCGCCGTCATGTCTATCACTGCCAGGGAGAGGCTTAGGGAATTCGGCTTGCTCAAGGCCGTGGGCATTTCGTCTTCCGACATCGTCGTGTCCGTGGCTGTGGAAGTGGCGTTGCTAAGCGTGGCCGCCGGGATCGCCGGCGCGGCGCTGGGCTTCTACGGCGCCACGCTTGTCAAACAAATTTTGATAGGTATGGGCGTCAACTTCGACGTCCCCATAGAGTTCAAGCTCCGCTACATCGCCCTAGCCCTGTCAGCCTCTCTAGCAGTAGCATTAGCGGGGGCCGCCTCGCCGCTGTATAGAGTGGCAAAGTTGCGGCCTATTGAGATACTTCAGCTATGGCGGTAG
- a CDS encoding ABC transporter ATP-binding protein, translating into MAVELRRVSKVYGNGAVRTVALEEVSLVVAPGESVVLMGPSGSGKTTLLNIVATLDRPTSGEVYVLGVDVVNMPEKKLEKFRLRNIGYLFQSYNLVPYLTAEQNVALPLIALGVKKELALLKARVLLELVGLEKAAGLYPQQMSSGMQQRAAVARALANNPPILVLDEPTSNLDADNASNLLALIAAVNRIFKTTVFIATHDAEVARIATRLIYMRSGRVYEAAEPPKRELKIELERVATAYEKLRRIDELIGL; encoded by the coding sequence ATGGCGGTAGAGCTTAGGAGGGTGAGCAAGGTGTATGGGAACGGCGCTGTGAGAACCGTGGCCTTAGAAGAAGTCTCGCTTGTAGTGGCCCCGGGGGAGTCTGTGGTGTTGATGGGTCCCTCGGGCTCGGGGAAGACCACGTTGTTGAACATAGTGGCGACGCTTGATAGACCAACGAGCGGCGAGGTGTACGTGTTGGGCGTAGATGTTGTCAACATGCCAGAGAAGAAGCTGGAGAAGTTCCGCCTCCGGAACATAGGCTACCTCTTCCAGAGCTACAACCTCGTGCCCTATTTAACCGCGGAGCAGAACGTGGCCCTCCCCCTAATTGCCCTGGGCGTGAAGAAGGAGCTGGCCCTGCTGAAGGCCAGGGTGCTTCTCGAGCTAGTGGGGTTGGAGAAGGCCGCTGGGCTTTACCCACAGCAGATGTCCAGCGGCATGCAACAACGCGCCGCGGTGGCGCGGGCTCTCGCGAATAATCCCCCCATCCTCGTCCTCGACGAGCCAACCTCAAACTTAGACGCCGACAACGCCTCAAACCTCCTAGCCCTTATAGCCGCCGTGAACCGGATCTTTAAGACGACCGTTTTTATTGCGACACATGACGCAGAGGTGGCGCGCATAGCCACAAGGCTCATATACATGCGTAGCGGCAGAGTTTACGAGGCGGCAGAGCCCCCCAAGAGGGAGCTGAAGATAGAACTGGAGAGAGTCGCTACGGCGTATGAAAAACTTAGACGCATAGACGAGTTAATTGGGCTATGA
- a CDS encoding MMPL family transporter, translating to MKRTVAAAVALLILYVYLALHSPNVFSVLVYDESKLTPPDVEPKLVDSIVKQKNGSGVNTVPVVIFGPFLEDKARNLTKLFPNSTTPWTILDKALDIYWRRIKATVENATVAFRDVAVAVANATGETCSELKKLVQGYTEARERARELLLATYGVAALGKAVDNKTEEFLKKYREYVAVYDVDVAVRLAAEEVYGVNASRLLANVTWRTWASEGAVENVTEAILSTALNKTLIQLAREVATVGVEKYVYVSTVNKAPPVLRPYLSYLVCNGDVDRAVELFRADLLRNITAQYPPPTLDTQKLASQLVYRGKYALAFVKATEDKPVIPLALGVPVSMAYIMDSFREIVTQDVSSIDKTTATSLLVVLLAVMGTLAAPLVIVSTVGLTYLAVLGFLEQISSFQGIYYLVVYMAAPVVFAIGVDYMLLMTSRYGEERATGKSKREAIDVVVKYARRAIAASAAVVATSLGSFALSTLPFMQSIGIGYIITTAFVVASVFVVFPAILYVLGDKIFWPRKKVVGHTGRSRLMAKAVDLALRRPLAVAAVALAATLVSFIFLTTTLKITTDPVVAMPETQHKKALEIATKYFSNITAISTTYVVMREPPPPQVLATVEGLPHYVNHTVEKIGDWYVINVRLSVEDTSDELLKVYQLLKPLKDQYGALIGGAASWKNVVFNEIYVRFWNFQVYVVIVAVFVILAVLLKSFLIPLRLIATVLMSIAWSLALEVLLFQELAGQPTYWLVPIILFAFLMAVGTDYDIFIIARIREELEKGLGEREAIKRAIVTTGPVITGAALILATAFSTLLLSQLTLLRQVGFTIAFAALVDAFVIRPLVVPALIVLAGKYNWLWVTGYSVKVINPELGGGRGPSPLD from the coding sequence GTGAAGAGGACGGTGGCGGCCGCTGTAGCTCTCCTAATCTTGTACGTATACTTAGCGCTCCACTCGCCCAATGTATTTAGCGTGCTGGTATACGATGAGTCTAAGCTTACGCCTCCCGACGTAGAGCCAAAGCTAGTAGACTCCATAGTCAAGCAGAAGAACGGCAGCGGAGTGAACACCGTGCCGGTGGTCATATTCGGCCCCTTCCTTGAGGACAAGGCGAGGAATTTGACAAAGCTGTTCCCTAATTCAACAACCCCGTGGACTATTTTAGATAAGGCACTGGACATCTACTGGCGACGCATAAAGGCCACCGTTGAAAACGCCACTGTGGCGTTTAGAGACGTAGCCGTGGCCGTGGCAAACGCCACAGGAGAGACGTGTAGCGAATTGAAGAAGCTCGTGCAGGGGTACACAGAGGCGAGGGAGAGGGCTAGGGAGCTCCTCTTAGCCACATACGGAGTCGCGGCGCTGGGGAAAGCTGTGGACAACAAGACGGAGGAGTTCCTCAAGAAGTACAGGGAGTATGTGGCAGTCTACGACGTGGACGTGGCGGTGAGATTAGCAGCAGAGGAGGTCTACGGCGTCAACGCGTCGCGGCTCTTGGCAAATGTCACGTGGAGGACGTGGGCCTCTGAGGGCGCCGTGGAGAACGTGACAGAGGCCATTTTATCCACAGCCTTGAACAAAACGTTGATACAACTGGCGCGGGAAGTCGCAACTGTAGGCGTGGAGAAATACGTCTATGTATCCACAGTGAATAAGGCCCCGCCTGTTTTGCGCCCCTACCTGTCCTACCTCGTGTGTAACGGCGATGTGGACCGCGCCGTCGAGCTCTTTAGAGCCGACTTGCTGAGGAATATAACGGCGCAGTATCCGCCCCCCACTTTGGACACGCAGAAGCTCGCGTCCCAGCTGGTGTACAGGGGGAAGTACGCGCTTGCCTTTGTCAAAGCCACTGAAGATAAGCCGGTTATACCCCTGGCGCTGGGCGTGCCTGTCTCTATGGCGTACATAATGGACAGCTTTAGAGAAATTGTGACACAAGACGTCTCCTCAATAGACAAAACCACCGCAACGTCTCTGCTTGTGGTACTTCTGGCGGTTATGGGGACGCTTGCGGCCCCCCTCGTAATAGTGTCCACCGTTGGCCTCACGTACCTCGCCGTCTTGGGATTCCTAGAGCAGATAAGCAGCTTCCAAGGCATATACTACCTCGTCGTCTACATGGCGGCCCCCGTGGTCTTCGCCATAGGAGTAGACTACATGCTCCTCATGACTAGCCGCTATGGGGAAGAGAGGGCTACTGGCAAAAGCAAGAGGGAGGCCATCGACGTCGTGGTTAAATACGCCAGGAGGGCCATAGCGGCTAGCGCCGCGGTGGTGGCCACATCGCTTGGCTCATTCGCCCTCTCCACTCTCCCATTTATGCAGTCCATAGGAATAGGCTATATAATCACCACGGCGTTTGTCGTAGCCTCCGTCTTCGTAGTTTTTCCCGCCATCTTGTATGTCCTGGGCGATAAGATCTTCTGGCCTAGGAAAAAGGTCGTTGGACACACAGGCAGGTCCAGGCTGATGGCCAAGGCGGTGGACCTCGCGTTGAGAAGGCCCCTCGCCGTAGCCGCCGTAGCGCTGGCCGCCACGCTAGTCTCCTTCATATTTCTAACAACGACTCTAAAGATCACAACCGACCCAGTTGTGGCAATGCCAGAGACGCAGCACAAGAAGGCCCTAGAGATTGCCACCAAATACTTTTCTAACATCACGGCGATTTCTACCACGTATGTAGTAATGAGGGAGCCTCCGCCGCCGCAAGTTCTGGCAACCGTGGAGGGGCTACCTCACTACGTTAACCATACTGTGGAAAAGATCGGCGATTGGTATGTAATCAATGTAAGGCTCTCTGTGGAAGACACATCTGACGAACTGTTGAAGGTGTATCAGCTCTTGAAGCCGCTTAAGGATCAATACGGCGCATTAATTGGCGGAGCCGCCTCTTGGAAGAACGTGGTATTCAACGAGATTTACGTCCGATTTTGGAACTTCCAAGTGTACGTGGTAATAGTGGCGGTTTTCGTAATACTCGCCGTGTTGTTGAAAAGCTTCCTAATCCCCCTCCGGCTGATAGCCACAGTGCTTATGTCTATAGCGTGGAGCCTCGCGCTGGAGGTGCTCCTCTTCCAAGAACTCGCAGGACAGCCCACATACTGGCTCGTGCCCATAATCCTCTTCGCCTTTTTAATGGCCGTGGGGACAGACTACGACATTTTCATTATTGCGAGGATAAGAGAAGAGCTTGAGAAGGGGCTCGGCGAGAGGGAGGCGATAAAAAGGGCCATCGTCACCACAGGGCCCGTGATAACGGGCGCCGCCTTGATCTTGGCCACGGCCTTCTCCACCCTGCTCCTATCTCAGCTCACTCTGCTGAGGCAGGTGGGCTTCACCATAGCCTTCGCGGCGCTGGTAGACGCCTTCGTCATAAGGCCCCTCGTCGTGCCAGCCCTCATCGTGCTGGCGGGCAAGTACAACTGGCTGTGGGTCACGGGCTACAGCGTCAAAGTTATAAACCCAGAGCTCGGCGGAGGCCGTGGACCTAGTCCTCTTGATTAA
- a CDS encoding TrmB family transcriptional regulator, translating into MDQLGRVLSLLGVGEREAEIYVALVEQGPKSARELAEALGIPYTKIYTYLYKLENLGVVAKEGGGRPYRYRARPPAEVYKMLVNKTSEALRQLKPYFDGLQMVYERQHAVASTFLTLVRGTERIAELVHEIITTADSEVYLALPFPELVTYRLVSAIEEESKRVSIKVLTTARLRPMLSLPPRVEVRTTAELFGGGAIGDAVVIYVKHFDELSGVYSNERYIIEVAKTYFNHVWQRASFNTGTEQHTS; encoded by the coding sequence GTGGACCAGCTCGGCAGAGTCCTCTCCCTCCTCGGCGTCGGGGAGCGGGAGGCGGAGATCTACGTAGCCTTGGTAGAACAGGGCCCCAAATCGGCAAGAGAGTTGGCAGAGGCGCTGGGCATCCCCTACACAAAGATATACACCTACCTCTACAAGTTGGAGAACCTGGGCGTTGTGGCAAAGGAGGGCGGTGGGAGGCCGTACAGGTACAGGGCGAGACCCCCCGCGGAGGTCTACAAAATGCTTGTAAACAAGACATCGGAGGCGTTGAGGCAGTTAAAGCCCTATTTCGACGGGTTGCAAATGGTCTACGAGAGACAGCACGCAGTTGCCTCGACGTTCTTGACGCTGGTGAGAGGCACGGAGCGGATTGCCGAGTTAGTCCACGAGATCATAACTACGGCGGACTCCGAGGTGTACCTCGCTCTCCCCTTCCCAGAGCTGGTGACGTATAGGCTGGTCTCGGCAATAGAGGAGGAGTCAAAGAGGGTGTCTATCAAGGTTCTTACCACTGCACGTCTGAGGCCCATGTTGAGCCTGCCTCCCCGCGTGGAGGTGAGGACCACGGCTGAGCTCTTCGGCGGAGGCGCCATCGGAGACGCCGTCGTGATCTACGTAAAACACTTCGACGAACTGAGCGGAGTTTACTCCAACGAGCGCTACATAATCGAGGTTGCCAAGACTTACTTCAACCACGTCTGGCAGAGGGCAAGTTTTAATACTGGAACAGAGCAACACACAAGCTGA
- a CDS encoding HAD family hydrolase, whose product MNVITSFWGLLAQPVDFWEELKATVGNDGAVEQVRVVVEEIRATGVEVPLRSVISAVAHMAGLEAREMWNRYVAQVSGKIRETPCAVEFIKWASSAGKVAILSNTPCKCFITAFLEAHGLRVNLVLTSDVLLKRKPLKSVFKYALRRLGAEARDTVYVGDSEEDLGAMALGMLTIIVGKEGGHVSFNDLCQAKSWLEQIFK is encoded by the coding sequence ATGAACGTAATCACAAGCTTCTGGGGCCTCTTGGCACAGCCGGTGGACTTCTGGGAGGAGCTAAAGGCTACGGTGGGCAACGACGGCGCCGTGGAGCAAGTGAGAGTCGTCGTGGAGGAGATCAGGGCCACCGGGGTGGAAGTGCCACTACGGTCTGTAATAAGCGCAGTGGCACACATGGCGGGCTTGGAGGCAAGGGAGATGTGGAATAGGTATGTGGCCCAAGTGTCGGGCAAGATCAGGGAGACACCTTGCGCCGTGGAGTTTATCAAGTGGGCCTCCAGCGCGGGAAAAGTGGCGATACTCTCTAACACGCCCTGCAAATGCTTCATCACGGCCTTCTTAGAGGCCCACGGCTTGAGGGTGAACCTCGTGCTCACCTCAGACGTCTTGCTTAAGAGAAAGCCCCTCAAGTCGGTGTTTAAGTACGCGCTGAGGCGTCTGGGAGCCGAGGCGCGCGACACCGTGTACGTGGGCGACAGCGAGGAGGACCTAGGCGCAATGGCCCTGGGAATGTTGACCATAATCGTGGGCAAAGAGGGCGGACACGTCAGCTTTAACGACCTCTGCCAGGCGAAGAGCTGGCTTGAGCAGATTTTTAAGTAG
- a CDS encoding AAA family ATPase — MWRISRVELENFRSYRGAHRLELGDVNLLWGRIGAGKTSVFYAIEYALFGQQLEVKERVAKLADLIHSGSHEARVALELVDGANVLKVERKLGKRGAEKLVVVHNGVELRGGEAERRLEELLGVDEDLYERLVYISHRTLEGFIYGTSQKRAISVDRLFGIDVIDGVVKTVSSAEKALLGKAEELRKRLAAYEKYRDVIKRYGGYSGLVSRLRALSSEIEALKEREAMLTRTVEELARARAAYLAKLKEHEQILLEYYRARSELEFLESSAGGEVDVGALEKVKAALREAAEEFEHMLDPGILEKLYKASDLEALSVAMAEVYDALTRVAKDLELELTDVKKAYEEYVARARRLEEEVAAAEARLRRLEKPFLRFQELLKKLRSLEEARARLSEARRRLSEAEREAAYYTSLKTVALYLAETNASVCPICGSPISREAVEKVVRDIDEKFGGVVKRVEELREEVKALEREVEEMEILQGDAAEYIAAKARLDELKVEREEVVKKVLQAEKSVRQLEKRIEKLREFFAKVDKRVISDAVSRYGRAVRIRELRKRVKELEERLRQAGIGGEELEVEVKWREAAAELEKAAARLAELYKEKSLLEEAAREVGEEAEGLKKRLDNVLYAYGRLEELKSRLELAKVSARARLVEVVRSRFNEVFQSLYKYGDVVKVDAAVEPSRGYYDFYAISPSGDRYGVSRLSDGQRLSIALSLALALREISQVKLGFLIFDEPIPYVDVNVRKAFAQLLTSLAGRYQLLVATQSREFAEEVREALPNAKLFTVVKDGASALIEGLQS; from the coding sequence CCATTGAGTACGCCTTGTTTGGCCAACAGCTTGAGGTCAAGGAGAGGGTGGCCAAGCTAGCCGACTTGATACACTCGGGGTCTCACGAGGCTAGAGTGGCTCTAGAGCTGGTGGACGGGGCCAATGTGCTTAAGGTGGAGAGGAAGCTGGGAAAGCGGGGAGCGGAGAAGCTCGTCGTTGTGCACAACGGCGTAGAGCTCAGAGGCGGCGAGGCGGAGAGGAGGCTGGAGGAGCTTTTAGGCGTAGACGAGGATTTGTACGAGCGGTTGGTATACATTTCTCACAGGACGCTGGAGGGCTTTATCTACGGCACCTCTCAGAAGAGGGCAATCTCGGTGGATAGGCTCTTCGGCATCGACGTGATAGACGGCGTAGTTAAGACCGTCTCCTCGGCCGAGAAGGCGCTGTTGGGGAAGGCGGAGGAGCTGAGGAAGAGGCTGGCGGCTTATGAGAAGTACCGGGATGTGATTAAGAGGTATGGTGGCTACTCGGGGCTAGTGTCTAGGCTTAGGGCTCTGAGCTCCGAGATTGAGGCGCTGAAGGAGCGGGAGGCTATGTTGACGAGGACGGTGGAGGAACTTGCCAGGGCGCGGGCGGCGTATTTGGCGAAGCTGAAGGAGCACGAGCAGATTCTACTGGAGTACTACAGGGCCAGGTCTGAGCTCGAGTTTTTGGAGTCCTCCGCGGGGGGCGAGGTAGACGTGGGCGCGCTGGAGAAGGTGAAGGCCGCGCTTAGGGAGGCCGCTGAGGAGTTTGAACACATGCTTGACCCAGGCATATTGGAGAAGTTGTACAAGGCGTCCGACCTGGAGGCCCTCTCGGTGGCCATGGCCGAGGTGTACGACGCATTGACTAGGGTTGCAAAAGACTTGGAACTCGAGCTGACCGACGTGAAAAAGGCCTATGAGGAGTATGTGGCCAGGGCGAGGAGACTTGAGGAGGAGGTGGCCGCGGCTGAGGCGCGGCTGAGGAGATTGGAGAAGCCGTTTTTGCGCTTTCAAGAGCTTTTAAAGAAGCTTCGCTCTTTGGAGGAGGCCCGGGCGAGGCTAAGCGAGGCCAGGCGTAGGCTTAGCGAGGCGGAGAGAGAGGCGGCGTATTACACGTCTCTCAAGACTGTGGCGTTGTACCTAGCTGAGACAAACGCCTCTGTTTGCCCAATATGCGGCTCGCCTATAAGCAGAGAGGCCGTAGAGAAAGTAGTTCGGGATATCGATGAAAAGTTCGGCGGCGTAGTGAAGAGAGTGGAAGAGCTACGGGAGGAGGTTAAGGCGCTGGAGAGAGAGGTAGAGGAGATGGAGATCCTCCAGGGCGACGCGGCAGAGTACATAGCCGCGAAGGCTAGACTGGACGAATTAAAGGTAGAGAGAGAGGAGGTGGTGAAAAAGGTGTTGCAGGCTGAGAAGTCGGTTAGGCAGTTGGAGAAGAGAATTGAGAAGTTGCGCGAGTTTTTTGCAAAAGTGGACAAGCGTGTCATCTCAGACGCCGTCTCTAGGTATGGGAGAGCCGTGAGGATTAGGGAGCTTAGGAAAAGGGTCAAAGAACTTGAGGAGAGGCTGAGGCAGGCGGGGATAGGGGGAGAGGAGCTCGAGGTGGAGGTCAAGTGGAGGGAGGCGGCGGCTGAGCTTGAAAAGGCGGCGGCTAGGCTAGCCGAGTTGTACAAGGAGAAGAGCCTCTTGGAGGAGGCGGCGCGGGAGGTTGGGGAGGAGGCGGAGGGGCTGAAGAAGAGGCTGGACAACGTGCTGTATGCGTATGGAAGACTAGAGGAGCTCAAGTCCCGGCTTGAGTTAGCCAAGGTTAGCGCAAGAGCTAGGCTTGTGGAAGTGGTGAGGAGCCGTTTCAACGAGGTGTTTCAAAGCTTGTATAAGTATGGCGACGTTGTGAAAGTGGACGCGGCGGTGGAGCCCAGCAGGGGGTACTACGACTTCTACGCCATTTCTCCCTCCGGCGATAGATATGGCGTCTCCCGGCTGAGCGATGGGCAGAGGCTGTCAATAGCCCTCTCCCTGGCCCTAGCGTTAAGAGAAATCTCCCAGGTGAAGCTCGGCTTCTTAATCTTCGACGAGCCGATACCCTACGTCGATGTAAATGTGAGAAAGGCCTTCGCCCAACTTCTCACATCGCTGGCTGGGCGCTACCAGCTCCTAGTGGCCACCCAGTCTAGGGAGTTCGCGGAGGAGGTCAGAGAGGCTTTGCCAAACGCAAAGCTGTTCACCGTTGTGAAAGACGGCGCCTCTGCGCTGATAGAGGGGTTACAAAGCTGA
- the tes gene encoding tetraether lipid synthase Tes, whose translation MSKQVLELEAKPKRLVDLSRFNLPERYKSTLTNEKWQTMVKRQYGLPEDTRAVKATLSLCPVCNRRIPAVVYEENGAIWLKKSCPEHGVFEDLYWGDAEMYYYFLQWDRPEYIAKGLANPYTDLEFYKDMGSCPEGCGLCPVHKSNTVLAIIDVTNRCNMACPVCFANAGAAGYVYEPTLEQIEYMLRTLRAQKPWPPNAIQISGGEPTLRDDLPIIVSMAKKLGFTHIEVNTNGIRLANEPEYYKALLDAGMSTIYLQFDTIDEKNEGVWRHRLYHPKAYAAIKYRVIENARKLGHRSIVLVVTLARNYNDKDLGKIIDFAIQNRDVVRWVNIQPVSFSGRARLYSKEELRKFRITIPDTIIEIEKQTGGAISRWDWRPTNWPVAVAKMVEALTDSPKPLFSMNPMCGAATFIYYDEDEKRIYPITKLVDVDAFERGAWDVYYTAVKGGVYKQAAKLKALKLLKAVKHKRVKDLIYDFLVKKDYESLGRFFFNVVGIGIMHFMDTMNYDVERVQRCDIHYATPDGRVFPFCTYNVVGHREKVEQSFKVDPKTWVKVTGVSLTGWNKQKFQEIRTSISP comes from the coding sequence ATGAGCAAACAAGTGCTGGAGCTAGAGGCTAAGCCGAAGAGGCTGGTGGATCTCTCCAGGTTTAATCTGCCAGAGAGGTACAAATCGACGTTGACAAATGAGAAGTGGCAGACGATGGTCAAGAGGCAGTACGGACTGCCAGAGGATACCCGCGCAGTGAAGGCGACGCTGTCTCTCTGCCCAGTCTGCAACAGGAGGATACCGGCTGTGGTCTACGAGGAGAACGGTGCTATATGGCTTAAGAAGAGTTGCCCAGAACACGGCGTATTTGAGGACTTGTACTGGGGCGACGCGGAGATGTACTACTACTTCCTCCAGTGGGACAGGCCCGAGTACATCGCCAAGGGCCTTGCAAACCCCTACACAGATCTGGAGTTCTACAAGGACATGGGCTCTTGTCCCGAGGGCTGCGGCCTCTGCCCAGTGCACAAATCCAACACCGTGTTGGCCATAATCGACGTCACCAATAGGTGCAACATGGCGTGCCCCGTGTGTTTCGCCAACGCCGGCGCCGCCGGCTACGTCTATGAGCCGACCCTAGAGCAGATAGAGTACATGTTGCGCACGTTGAGGGCGCAGAAGCCGTGGCCCCCCAACGCGATTCAGATATCGGGCGGCGAGCCTACGCTTAGAGACGACTTGCCCATAATCGTATCCATGGCCAAGAAGCTCGGCTTTACGCACATTGAGGTGAACACAAATGGCATTAGGCTGGCCAACGAGCCGGAGTACTACAAGGCCCTGCTAGACGCGGGCATGTCCACCATATACCTCCAGTTCGACACGATCGACGAAAAGAACGAGGGCGTGTGGCGCCACAGGCTTTACCACCCCAAGGCCTACGCCGCCATAAAGTACAGAGTAATTGAAAACGCGAGGAAGCTGGGCCACCGCTCCATAGTCCTAGTGGTGACTCTGGCCCGCAACTACAACGACAAGGACTTGGGCAAGATCATCGACTTCGCAATTCAGAACAGAGACGTGGTGAGGTGGGTGAATATACAGCCCGTGTCCTTCTCAGGCCGCGCCAGGCTGTACAGCAAGGAGGAGCTCCGCAAATTCCGCATAACGATCCCGGACACCATAATTGAGATTGAGAAGCAGACCGGCGGAGCCATCAGCAGGTGGGACTGGCGCCCCACCAACTGGCCAGTGGCCGTGGCCAAGATGGTCGAGGCGTTGACAGACTCGCCCAAGCCTCTCTTCTCCATGAACCCCATGTGCGGCGCCGCCACCTTCATATACTACGACGAAGACGAGAAGCGCATATACCCAATCACAAAGTTGGTAGACGTCGACGCGTTTGAGCGCGGCGCGTGGGATGTGTACTACACAGCGGTGAAGGGCGGAGTGTATAAGCAGGCGGCTAAGCTAAAGGCGCTGAAGCTATTGAAAGCGGTCAAACACAAGAGGGTAAAAGACTTGATCTACGACTTCCTCGTGAAAAAGGACTACGAGTCGCTTGGCCGCTTCTTCTTCAACGTGGTGGGCATCGGCATAATGCACTTCATGGACACAATGAACTACGACGTAGAGAGAGTGCAGCGCTGCGACATCCACTACGCGACGCCAGACGGCCGCGTATTCCCATTCTGCACATACAACGTCGTCGGACACAGAGAAAAGGTAGAGCAGTCCTTTAAGGTCGATCCAAAGACCTGGGTGAAGGTGACCGGTGTATCTCTGACCGGGTGGAACAAGCAGAAATTCCAGGAAATACGCACAAGCATAAGCCCATAA